A DNA window from Hordeum vulgare subsp. vulgare chromosome 1H, MorexV3_pseudomolecules_assembly, whole genome shotgun sequence contains the following coding sequences:
- the LOC123449348 gene encoding CRM-domain containing factor CFM3, chloroplastic/mitochondrial, whose product MALSELPLHHSFRLSSRPLLPLRLLSLSRPASSSSASPTAAAAAAPSSSGRNRAPPAPSRGGAPWMQKWAPADPSAPAPAPSPGHAPSTSIDRIVHRLRNLGLGTDDDEPSSAAVSAPLDGRERLGDLLDRSWARPDRQFAASGLDEAVLPWERDRESDGEEVDGVKRKRVRAPSLAELTMDDVELRRLRGMGMTLKDRITVPKAGVTQAITEKIHDAWRKSELVRLKFHEDLANDMKTAHELVERRTGGLIIWRAGSVMVVYRGSNYTRPLKSQTLDGTSSPRKQEDSALFIPNGSSTVENDNQGKDLAAQHDNAPILDLHNTEDMTEEELEFNQMLDELGPRFVDWWGTGILPVDADLLPQTIPGYKAPFRVLPTGMRTSLTNSELTNLRKLARNLPCHFALGRNRNHQGLAAAIVKLWEKSLVVKIAVKRGIQNTNNKLMSDEIKNLTGGTLLLRNKYYIVIYRGKDFLPTSVAAALAEREELTKDIQNLEEQRRSISIEHSPEDGFEGHALVGTLAEFQEAQARWGRNVTSKEQQEMKEASFRSEKEKLFRRLEHKLSIAQAKIHRAGKLLSKIEASMVLANPSDDREMITAEERSVFRRIGLKMKAYLPVGIRGVFDGVIENMHLHWKHREVVKLITKQKTLAFVEETARLLEYESGGILVAIERVPKGHALIFYRGKNYRRPINIRPRNLLTKAKALKRAVAMQRHEALSQHIDQLEINMKQMKRDLGMEDYDEEGGDGSDSESEDDTAGYDEGMEDYDKEEEDESDSEDEDN is encoded by the exons ATGGCGCTCTCCGAGCTCCCCCTGCATCACTCCTTCCGCCTCtcctcccgccccctcctcccgctCCGCCTCCTCTCGCTGTCccgccccgcctcctcctcctccgcctcccccaccgccgccgccgccgctgccccctCCTCTTCCGGCCGCAACCGCGCCCCGCCCGCCCCCAGCCGCGGCGGCGCGCCATGGATGCAGAAGTGGGCCCCGGCCGACCCCTCCGCGCCCGCGCCCGCCCCCTCCCCCGGCCACGCGCCGTCCACCTCCATCGACCGCATCGTCCACCGCCTCCGCAACCTCGGCCTCGGCACCGACGACGACGAGCCCTCCTCCGCCGCGGTATCCGCCCCGCTCGACGGCAGGGAGCGCCTCGGCGACCTGCTCGACCGCAGCTGGGCGCGCCCCGACCGCCAGTTCGCCGCGTCCGGCCTCGACGAGGCCGTCCTCCCGTGGGAGAGGGACCGGGAGAGCGACGGCGAGGAGGTGGACGGGGTCAAGAGGAAGCGGGTCAGGGCGCCCTCGCTCGCGGAGCTCACCATGGACGACGTCGAGCTGCGCCGCCTTCGGGGCATGGGCATGACTCTCAAGGACCGCATCACCGTGCCCAAGGCCGGGGTCACGCAGGCCATCACCGAAAAGATCCACGACGCCTGGAGGAAGTCCGAGCTGGTCCGTCTCAAGTTCCACGAGGACCTCGCCAACGACATGAAGACTGCCCATGAGCTTGTCGAG CGACGAACAGGAGGATTGATCATATGGAGGGCTGGGAGTGTCATGGTTGTCTACCGCGGGAGCAATTACACTAGGCCTCTGAAATCTCAAACTTTGGACGGTACCTCGTCACCAAGGAAGCAGGAAGATAGTGCATTGTTCATCCCCAATGGCTCGAGCACCGTTGAGAATGATAATCAGGGGAAGGATCTAGCTGCTCAACATGATAATGCACCCATACTGGATCTGCACAATACAGAGGACATGACGGAAGAGGAGCTGGAGTTCAATCAAATGCTTGATGAGCTGGGCCCTCGCTTTGTGGATTGGTGGGGAACGGGAATTTTACCTGTGGATGCCGATTTGCTGCCTCAGACAATTCCAGGTTATAAGGCGCCATTTCGAGTTCTTCCAACTGGAATGCGTACAAGCCTTACCAACTCGGAGCTGACTAATTTGCGGAAGTTAGCAAGGAACCTCCCTTGTCATTTTGCTCTAG GGAGAAACCGGAATCATCAAGGCTTGGCCGCGGCTATTGTTAAGCTTTGGGAGAAGAGTTTGGTGGTGAAAATAGCTGTCAAACGTGGAATCCAGAACACAAATAATAAGCTAATGTCAGACGAAATAAAG AACCTAACAGGGGGTACCCTGCTCCTTCGAAATAAATATTACATTGTCATATATCGTGGAAAGGACTTCCTCCCAACATCTGTTGCTGCCGCCTTGGCTGAAAGAGAGGAGTTGACAAAAGATATCCAGAATCTAGAGGAGCAGAGAAGATCCATTTCCATTGAACACTCTCCGGAGGATGGTTTTGAAGGGCATGCTCTCGTAGGAACCCTTGCTGAATTTCAGGAGGCGCAGGCCCGTTGGGGAAGAAATGTAACTTCTAAGGAGCAACAAGAGATGAAAGAAGCATCTTTTAGATCAGAAAAGGAAAAACTTTTCAGAAGACTCGAACACAAGCTTTCCATT GCTCAAGCAAAAATACATAGAGCAGGGAAGTTATTATCGAAGATTGAAGCTTCTATGGTCCTCGCGAACCCATCCGATGACCGAGAAATGATCACAGCCGAGGAAAGATCTGTTTTCCGTAGAATTGGTCTGAAAATGAAAGCATATTTGCCTGTTG GAATCCGTGGTGTCTTCGATGGCGTCATTGAAAATATGCACTTGCACTGGAAGCACAGGGAAGTTGTCAAATTGATTACAAAGCAAAAGACCTTGGCGTTTGTTGAGGAGACAGCACGACTTCTAGAGTACGAGAGTGGTGGTATACTAGTTGCGATCGAAAGAGTTCCCAAGGGTCACGCACTTATTTTTTACCGTGGAAAGAATTATAGGAGGCCTATTAACATAAGGCCTAGAAATCTCTTAACAAAGGCTAAGGCGTTGAAACGTGCAGTTGCAATGCAACGCCATGAG GCCCTCAGCCAGCATATAGACCAATTGGAAATCAATATGAAGCAGATGAAGCGTGATTTG GGCATGGAGGACTACGATGAAGAGGGCGGGGATGGATCAGATTCAGAAAGTGAAGACGATACAGCAGGCTATGATGAG GGTATGGAGGACTACgataaagaggaagaggatgaatcaGACTCGGAAGATGAAGACAACTAG